TCCACCGCTTTGTGCGGGCGCGATTGGCACCCATGTCGGAACGCCCGAACCGCGCGCGGGCAAAGGCAAGCACCATCGCGCCATCGCCGGCCGGTTCAATCAGGATAGACGTGTAATCAGGAAACCCCATAACCGGAGAGCGTGTCAGATAGGTCATATGCCCTGACGCCACCGACCCGCCGATCAGCTTTGCACCATCGGCAGTCGCAACGCGGTCCATACGCGCGGCCAGATCCTGCGCGCTGATTTGCAGCACAGGCGGCATGGCATCGCCACCCACCATGCGTTGCAGATAGAAATTCGGGCTGCTTGGGCGCGCGACAAGGCGGGGGTCTTCATGCCAGCGCGCGGGATCGCTGGGCGCAAGCCAGACATAGCCCATCAGACCGGCGGCCAGTAACAGCAGTATCAGAAGTATAACCTTGATCATGTAACCCCCGCAGCATTGCCTGTGTCAAAGCAGTAGCACGCCCGCGCCCGAAAGCCATATGCCGCGCGGTTATTGTTTGGGCGGGTGGCTTTTATAGACGGGCAGGCACCAGCCAAACAACAACGATCCTGTGCGCAGTGCAAATGTGGTGACACCGCAAACCAGCAGAATAATCACACTGTCATTGGTAAACATCGCAACACCCAGCGCCGAAATTGCGCCCACAAGTGCGGCGGTGGCATACAACTCGCCCTTTTTCAGGATCAGCGGCAGTTCATTACAGACCACATCGCGCATCAGCCCGCCGAAGGTTCCGGTGGCCACGCCCATGATCAGCACAATCGGCCAGGATTGGTTCATCCCCAACGCGACACCCACACCCGCAGGAACCGCAACGCCCAGCGCCAACGCATCCAGCCATTCCAATGTGCGCAGCCGCGATTCCAGAAAATGCGCTGTGAAGAACACCAGAATTGCCGCCACACTTGCCGACAGGATCATGCCGGGGTCTGCAATCCAGAACACCTGATCACGGTTCAGCAACACATCGCGCAAGGTGCCCCCGCCCACGGCGGTCAGGCAGGCAAGAAACAGAAAACCGACAATATCCAGTTGTGCGCGGCTGGCGG
Above is a window of Roseinatronobacter sp. S2 DNA encoding:
- a CDS encoding DUF1499 domain-containing protein: MIKVILLILLLLAAGLMGYVWLAPSDPARWHEDPRLVARPSSPNFYLQRMVGGDAMPPVLQISAQDLAARMDRVATADGAKLIGGSVASGHMTYLTRSPVMGFPDYTSILIEPAGDGAMVLAFARARFGRSDMGANRARTKRWMKALQEEG
- a CDS encoding trimeric intracellular cation channel family protein codes for the protein MTLVQGLDYAAVFIFGLTGALAASRAQLDIVGFLFLACLTAVGGGTLRDVLLNRDQVFWIADPGMILSASVAAILVFFTAHFLESRLRTLEWLDALALGVAVPAGVGVALGMNQSWPIVLIMGVATGTFGGLMRDVVCNELPLILKKGELYATAALVGAISALGVAMFTNDSVIILLVCGVTTFALRTGSLLFGWCLPVYKSHPPKQ